GCATGAGGATCGCTACAGGCTGAGGACATCGAAGTatacacatgcatatataCTCATCTCCAACCACAAGCGCAAccgggggagagagagagctccAAATTCTTAATAACAAAAGTGATCATGCATCGCTTAATAAAGGCTACAACGAAGGCCTAAATTTAagtttatatatgtgtgtgtatatatatatatcaaacaaTATGAAAAGACTGGGACTTCAGTCCACctctaaatattaattatatcaaGGACGAGGAGTCTCCCATACGTTAATTACATCCGGGTCATTATGCAAGGCAAAAAGTCTATCTCCACCGATAGAAATATCGCATATTGAGCCGCCAATGGACCGAACCTTCGACGTGATGACCCAGTCGGAACCAGACAATACAAAAATGTTGCTCCTCGTGCATGCATATAGTTGCCCCCGATAACAATGGATCGATTGAAGTCGGGAGTTCGTGCCGCTCAGAGCAACGTTACACGCATCCTTGCTAACAGACCATGAGTTCAGATGCTGATTACGGGAATCAAAAATGACCACATTCATGCACTGATCCATCAAGCAAATGTTGTTCCCAGACTCGTCCACAGCCCCCTCTACGAACCTCACGGGCTTGTGTAGAAATTTTCTAAATCTAAATCTACAAGAATTCTCCCTAGGGTCTATAGTTAAAAGCACTAGATCCCCACTGGCTCTATGGATGATTGCTAATAAACAGTTCATCCAACTTACCCAATGCAACGTTCTTATGCTTCCGTACCCATCGGCATCGGTCCAATGAATGGAACTCGTCAACTTGCCCCTTGTTGGGTCCCAAATTTCTACTCCGACACTCTCTCCAGTGTCTTCGAATGAAGCACCTGAGAAAACCTCGTTACGATGATCTGAATGCATACAGAGAGTCTTGAAAATGAGAGGCCTAGAAGACTTGACGATTCCGCTTGAAATGCAGTGGCTTAATTCCCCAGTTACCAAGTTCAGCAGTGCAACGTCCCTCCTCGATGTTGTAATCATGACATTCCGTGAATCACACCAAAGAATATCATAAATGCGGTTGTCCTTGTTGAGACATATCGGAGGATATCCCACCACATTCCAGCTGTCGAATGTACGCACAACGTTGCCATGGGCAACACACAAGCCCCCGTTTGGACTAGCACGAATAATATTCCCCTTTTCCCAGGCATGGCTCACCGATACGAAATGCGAGAGCCGCAGAAGATTCCCGTTCAAATTCCCTCTTACTGCTGCTTGGAGGTGGCCTTCGAGGCCATAATATAGAGCTTCTTTGTAGAAAAAATCCTTTGTTACGCTGCCGGGGATGCAAAGTTCTCCGGTGCGGAGGAGATTTAGGAGGGCACCGAAGCACTTGGGATCACGATCGATGAATATCTCATCAGTGTCGGAGTTCCACCTATCATTGAGCAAGGCGGAAAAGAACGAGCTGGACGCTGCATTGGCCAGTGTGGTCTTGGTCGTCTCGAATATCTTGCCACCTACATTGAATTTTAACCGATCCGGTACGCTGCAATACCAGATCATGGAAGAGATCCTAAGAGTATTGTGTATATACACGCACACATATACAAGTAGAAACCGACTCGATATACAAATCACATTGTCAGACATGACAATCTCAAAATGTTCAAATCTAAATCATACCGAAGGTATTATCCAAATCACGACAACtaacaatttaattttatcagAAAAAGATTTATTCTTGAAATTAATCAATCAGGTATTTCTACATATTCCGGTTATTCACGCATATATATTGAAGTTTCTGAGttataaattacaattaaGCTTCTTATATAAGCGAGAAAAGTTCAACTATGTGCGAGATAGTTGGAGAACATGAAAGTAAAAACAAATTAACACAGAGTGATATGCCTATTAGTGCACTTATTTATCGTTTCAGAAAAAAGTATTATTAAAGTCAGTCAATACCACGGTCTCATTAAAAGAACGATAAAAATAAtctgctttttctttttttttgtggccATAAATAACCT
Above is a window of Punica granatum isolate Tunisia-2019 chromosome 7, ASM765513v2, whole genome shotgun sequence DNA encoding:
- the LOC116213286 gene encoding BTB/POZ domain-containing protein At4g30940-like; the encoded protein is MIQPVAFPLLRWSWRQRAAERSSSNWCWIDPVKSTNFAAMSQEIAGSSRKRQRRSVADRNSSSRVPDRLKFNVGGKIFETTKTTLANAASSSFFSALLNDRWNSDTDEIFIDRDPKCFGALLNLLRTGELCIPGSVTKDFFYKEALYYGLEGHLQAAVRGNLNGNLLRLSHFVSVSHAWEKGNIIRASPNGGLCVAHGNVVRTFDSWNVVGYPPICLNKDNRIYDILWCDSRNVMITTSRRDVALLNLVTGELSHCISSGIVKSSRPLIFKTLCMHSDHRNEVFSGASFEDTGESVGVEIWDPTRGKLTSSIHWTDADGYGSIRTLHWVSWMNCLLAIIHRASGDLVLLTIDPRENSCRFRFRKFLHKPVRFVEGAVDESGNNICLMDQCMNVVIFDSRNQHLNSWSVSKDACNVALSGTNSRLQSIHCYRGQLYACTRSNIFVLSGSDWVITSKVRSIGGSICDISIGGDRLFALHNDPDVINVWETPRP